The Triticum aestivum cultivar Chinese Spring chromosome 7B, IWGSC CS RefSeq v2.1, whole genome shotgun sequence genome window below encodes:
- the LOC123157517 gene encoding histone H3.2, with amino-acid sequence MARTKQTARKSTGGKAPRKQLATKAARKSAPATGGVKKPHRFRPGTVALREIRKYQKSTELLIRKLPFQRLVREIAQDFKTDLRFQSSAVSALQEAAEAYLVGMFEDTNLCAIHAKRVTIMPKDIQLARRIRGERA; translated from the coding sequence ATGGCCCGCACGAAGCAGACGGCGCGCAAGTCCACCGGCGGCAAGGCGCCGAGGAAGCAGCTGGCGACCAAGGCGGCGCGCAAGTCCGCCCCAGCCACCGGCGGCGTCAAGAAGCCCCACCGTTTCCGCCCCGGCACCGTCGCCCTCCGGGAGATCCGCAAGTACCAAAAGAGCACGGAGCTGCTCATCCGCAAGCTCCCCTTCCAGCGCCTCGTCCGGGAGATCGCGCAGGACTTCAAGACCGACCTCCGCTTCCAGTCCTCCGCCGTCTCCGCGCTCCAGGAGGCCGCCGAGGCGTACCTGGTGGGGATGTTCGAGGACACCAACCTGTGCGCCATCCACGCCAAGCGAGTCACcatcatgcccaaggacatccaGCTCGCACGCCGCATCCGCGGGGAGCGCGCCTAG
- the LOC123157563 gene encoding GDSL esterase/lipase At4g01130-like, which produces MVVNHFIFFREFVKAYNALHEMGFTSRNVPELLAMHDNDPDKLLRPARLVIDFIAQAMGLTLLSPYLRSVGSDFRHGANFATLASMALLPNTSLFVTGISPFSLAIQLRQMKELSNRAIASRGSSGQLPPPDVFGNSLYTVDIGQNDFASNLAAQGIERVKQTLPSVISQISETIQDLHSIGARKFMVFNMAPIGCYPAFLVELPHSSNDLDEYGCMTSYNSAVVYYNELLNNSLAEVRKTLQNTSIVLIDKYSVMLELFRHPEDHGLKYGTKACCGYGGGAYNFDPDLYCGTGKIVKGNNASAAACGDPQNYVSWDGIHATEAANNIVASAVMSGSYSYPPSDLSKLCQP; this is translated from the exons ATGGTGGtcaatcattttattttctttcgg GAGTTTGTGAAAGCCTACAACGCCCTCCACGAGATGGGGTTCACCTCCCGGAACGTCCCCGAGCTGCTGGCGATGCACGACAACGACCCCGACAAA CTACTTCGGCCGGCCCGCCTCGTCATCGACTTCATAG CTCAGGCCATGGGGCTGACGCTGCTGAGCCCCTACCTGCGGTCCGTCGGCTCCGACTTCCGGCACGGCGCCAACTTCGCCACGCTCGCCTCCATGGCGCTGCTGCCCAACACGTCGCTCTTCGTCACCGGCATCAGCCCCTTCTCCCTCGCCATCCAGCTCCGGCAGATGAAGGAGCTCAGCAACAGAGCCATCGCCTCCAGAGGCTCCAGTG GCCAACTTCCCCCGCCCGATGTTTTCGGCAACTCTCTGTACACGGTCGACATCGGCCAGAATGATTTCGCCTCCAACCTGGCGGCCCAGGGCATCGAGCGTGTCAAGCAAACGCTTCCTTCGGTTATCAGCCAGATATCAGAGACAATACAG GACTTGCACAGCATCGGGGCTCGCAAATTCATGGTGTTCAACATGGCACCGATCGGGTGCTACCCGGCTTTTCTAGTCGAGCTTCCACATAGCAGCAACGATCTGGATGAGTATGGCTGCATGACAAGTTACAATAGCGCGGTTGTCTACTACAATGAACTGCTGAACAACAGCTTGGCCGAGGTTAGGAAGACGCTGCAGAATACGTCGATCGTGTTGATTGACAAATATTCCGTCATGCTCGAGCTGTTCAGGCATCCAGAAGATCATG GGCTCAAGTATGGGACCAAGGCTTGCTGCGGATACGGTGGTGGAGCTTACAATTTTGACCCAGATCTGTACTGTGGCACCGGCAAGATTGTGAAGGGCAACAATGCGAGTGCGGCGGCCTGCGGAGACCCGCAGAACTACGTGAGCTGGGATGGAATCCATGCCACTGAAGCTGCAAACAATATCGTAGCATCTGCAGTGATGAGTGGTTCGTACTCGTATCCGCCTTCTGATCTTTCAAAACTTTGCCAGCCGTGA